From a single Roseibium algicola genomic region:
- a CDS encoding cbb3-type cytochrome c oxidase subunit I: MKYQSQKVALAYFAVALGLFAVQVLGGLLAGYIYVAPNFLSELLPFNIVRMLHTNSLIVWLLLGFMGSAYFLIPEEAEREIHSTKLAYLQLIILVVGTLGVVLTYVFNLFEGNWLLGKEGREFIEQPKWVKVGIVVAALIFLFNITMTVLKGKKTAITNILLLGLWGLALLFLFSFYNPSNLSLDKQYWWNVVHLWVEGVWELIMASVLAYLMLKLTGVDREVIEKWLYVIVAAALFSGILGTGHHYYWIGTPGYWQWIGSIFSSLEVIPFFAMMAFAFVMVWKGRRDHPNKAALLWSLGCATLAFFGAGVWGFLHTLHGVNYYTHGTQITAAHGHLAFFGAYVSLNLAIITYAMPLLRGRDPYNQVLNMASFWLMAGGMSFMTFVLTFAGTVQTHLQRVMGEYYMDVQDQLAVFYWMRFGAGAAFVLGAILFIYAVAMPRREVIQPGEAAGAPAE; encoded by the coding sequence ATGAAATACCAATCTCAAAAGGTTGCGCTGGCGTATTTCGCCGTGGCGCTCGGCCTGTTCGCCGTCCAGGTTCTGGGCGGGTTGCTCGCCGGCTACATCTATGTGGCGCCGAACTTTCTGTCGGAGCTGCTTCCCTTCAACATCGTGCGGATGCTGCACACAAACAGCCTGATCGTCTGGCTGCTGCTCGGCTTCATGGGCTCCGCCTACTTCCTGATCCCGGAAGAAGCGGAACGGGAAATCCATTCCACCAAGCTGGCCTATCTGCAGCTTATCATTCTGGTGGTCGGCACATTGGGTGTGGTTCTCACCTATGTCTTCAACCTGTTTGAAGGCAACTGGCTGCTGGGCAAGGAAGGCCGCGAGTTCATCGAACAGCCCAAATGGGTCAAGGTGGGCATCGTTGTTGCCGCCCTCATCTTCCTGTTCAACATCACCATGACAGTGCTGAAGGGCAAGAAGACCGCGATCACCAACATCCTGCTTCTGGGCCTGTGGGGCCTGGCGCTCCTGTTCCTGTTCAGCTTCTACAATCCAAGCAACCTCTCGCTCGACAAGCAGTACTGGTGGAACGTCGTGCACCTGTGGGTGGAAGGTGTCTGGGAACTGATCATGGCCTCGGTCCTCGCCTACCTGATGCTGAAGCTGACCGGCGTCGACCGCGAAGTCATCGAGAAATGGCTCTACGTCATCGTTGCCGCCGCACTGTTCTCCGGCATCCTGGGCACCGGCCACCATTACTACTGGATCGGAACACCCGGATACTGGCAGTGGATCGGCTCGATCTTCTCCTCGCTGGAGGTGATCCCCTTCTTCGCCATGATGGCCTTTGCCTTCGTGATGGTCTGGAAGGGCCGGCGGGACCACCCCAACAAGGCTGCGCTGCTGTGGTCGCTCGGTTGCGCAACGCTCGCCTTCTTCGGTGCCGGTGTCTGGGGCTTCCTGCACACCCTGCATGGCGTGAACTACTACACCCACGGCACGCAGATCACCGCTGCCCACGGACACCTGGCCTTCTTCGGTGCCTATGTTTCCCTGAACCTGGCGATCATCACCTACGCCATGCCGCTTCTGCGCGGCCGGGATCCCTACAACCAGGTGCTCAACATGGCGTCCTTCTGGCTGATGGCCGGTGGCATGTCCTTCATGACCTTCGTGCTGACGTTCGCCGGAACGGTGCAAACCCACCTGCAGCGTGTCATGGGCGAATACTACATGGACGTTCAGGACCAGCTGGCCGTGTTCTACTGGATGCGCTTCGGGGCCGGTGCTGCCTTCGTCCTCGGCGCCATCCTGTTCATCTACGCAGTTGCAATGCCACGCCGCGAAGTCATCCAGCCCGGTGAAGCAGCCGGCGCCCCTGCGGAGTGA
- a CDS encoding c-type cytochrome: MREVMTKSMARNIFYGGSLFFIIIFVGLSAHSHLYITSTSTNAETLTESVAAGKRVWEDKACINCHTILGEGAYFAPEVGNVMTRWGVLDDPDLAFETLKGWMESQPSGIEGRRQMPQFHLTDEEIRDLSNFLIWTDKIDAQDWPPNDAG; encoded by the coding sequence ATGCGCGAAGTCATGACCAAAAGCATGGCCCGAAACATATTCTATGGCGGGTCGCTTTTTTTCATCATCATCTTTGTGGGGCTGTCGGCGCACAGCCACCTTTACATCACCAGCACATCGACGAATGCGGAAACGCTGACCGAAAGCGTTGCCGCAGGCAAACGGGTCTGGGAGGACAAGGCCTGCATCAACTGTCACACGATCCTCGGCGAGGGTGCGTATTTCGCCCCCGAAGTCGGCAACGTGATGACCCGTTGGGGTGTGCTGGACGATCCTGACCTGGCATTCGAGACCCTCAAGGGCTGGATGGAATCCCAGCCTTCCGGCATCGAAGGCCGCCGACAGATGCCGCAGTTCCACCTGACGGACGAAGAGATCCGAGATCTCTCGAACTTCCTGATCTGGACAGACAAGATCGACGCCCAGGACTGGCCGCCGAACGACGCCGGCTGA